The Dokdonella koreensis DS-123 genome has a segment encoding these proteins:
- a CDS encoding ABC transporter ATP-binding protein encodes MLAIRDLSKTYANGVQALKNVSLDIPNGMFGLLGPNGAGKSTLMRTIATLQDADSGSVTLDELDVLANKDEARRRLGYLPQEFGVYPKVRAEDMLDHFAILKGVVDRKQRKEVVQGLLKQVNLWDARARKLGGFSGGMRQRFGIAQALIGQPSLIIVDEPTAGLDPEERNRFLNLLAEIGEKVVVILSTHIVEDVTDLCPRMAIIASGQVRLAGQPHETIRSLDGRVWRKTVRKQELEAIQAAHTVLSTRLVGGQPVIHVLSDSYPGDGFEAVAPDLEDVYFGELRRQAAPVAAAA; translated from the coding sequence ATGCTGGCGATCCGCGATCTATCCAAGACCTACGCCAACGGCGTCCAGGCGCTCAAGAATGTCTCGTTGGACATCCCCAACGGCATGTTCGGCCTGCTCGGCCCCAACGGTGCCGGCAAGTCGACCCTGATGCGGACGATCGCCACGCTGCAGGACGCCGACAGCGGCAGCGTCACCCTGGACGAACTGGACGTGCTGGCCAACAAGGACGAGGCCCGGCGGCGGCTGGGCTACCTGCCGCAGGAGTTCGGCGTCTACCCGAAGGTCCGCGCCGAGGACATGCTCGACCATTTCGCGATCCTCAAGGGCGTGGTCGACCGCAAGCAGCGCAAGGAGGTCGTGCAGGGCCTGCTCAAGCAGGTCAACCTCTGGGACGCCCGTGCACGCAAGCTCGGCGGCTTCTCCGGCGGCATGCGCCAGCGCTTCGGCATCGCCCAGGCGCTGATCGGCCAGCCCAGCCTCATCATCGTCGACGAGCCGACCGCCGGCCTCGACCCGGAGGAGCGCAACCGCTTCCTCAACCTGCTCGCCGAGATCGGCGAGAAGGTCGTCGTGATCCTCTCCACCCACATCGTCGAGGACGTGACCGACCTGTGCCCGCGCATGGCGATCATCGCCAGCGGCCAGGTCCGCCTGGCCGGCCAGCCGCACGAGACGATCCGTTCGCTCGACGGCCGGGTCTGGCGCAAGACCGTGCGCAAGCAGGAACTCGAAGCGATCCAGGCGGCGCACACCGTGCTGTCCACGCGCCTGGTCGGCGGTCAGCCGGTGATCCACGTGCTGAGCGACAGCTACCCCGGCGACGGCTTCGAGGCCGTCGCGCCGGACCTGGAAGACGTCTACTTCGGCGAGCTGCGCCGCCAGGCCGCGCCCGTCGCGGCCGCGGCCTGA